One region of Oxalobacteraceae bacterium OTU3CAMAD1 genomic DNA includes:
- a CDS encoding folate-binding protein, translating to MSSWNELLAQPSAPLTPTALAVGFVAPITDQGLIALDGEEAAGFLHNQLTNDVEHLGLGEARLAGYCSPKGRLLASFLMWRSETTIFLQLSRDIQVAVQKRLSMFVLRAKAKLSDATEAPANQVVLGLGGGLAEAVLQTWFDTLPAKPFAKVDHPLGTLIRVADAFGAARYQWLLSAEVAQTVAAELADRLTVGGNQAWHLSEIHAGIPQIAKATQEQFVPQMVNLELLGGVNFKKGCYPGQEIVARSQYLGKLKRRTTLVSIPDPTAAAGAEVFATADPEQPCGMIVNAAANGNGGIDALVEMKLAAIEAASVRLGSAQGPALAFLDMPYMLDPLDL from the coding sequence ATGTCTTCTTGGAATGAACTTTTAGCACAGCCGTCCGCCCCGCTGACGCCCACCGCGCTGGCGGTCGGTTTTGTCGCGCCCATCACCGACCAGGGCTTGATCGCGCTGGATGGGGAGGAAGCGGCCGGTTTCCTGCACAACCAACTCACCAACGACGTCGAGCACCTCGGCCTGGGCGAAGCCCGCCTGGCCGGCTACTGCTCGCCGAAGGGCCGCCTGCTGGCCTCGTTTCTGATGTGGCGCAGCGAGACGACTATCTTCCTGCAATTATCGCGCGACATCCAGGTCGCCGTGCAAAAGCGGCTGTCGATGTTCGTTTTGCGCGCCAAAGCCAAACTCAGCGACGCCACCGAGGCGCCCGCCAACCAGGTTGTCCTCGGCCTGGGCGGCGGCCTGGCCGAAGCCGTGCTGCAAACGTGGTTCGACACCCTGCCCGCCAAACCGTTCGCCAAAGTCGACCACCCGCTGGGCACCTTGATCCGCGTGGCCGACGCCTTCGGCGCCGCCCGCTACCAGTGGCTGCTGTCGGCCGAGGTTGCGCAAACGGTCGCGGCGGAACTGGCCGATCGCCTGACCGTCGGCGGCAACCAGGCCTGGCACTTGTCCGAAATCCACGCCGGCATCCCGCAGATCGCCAAGGCCACGCAGGAACAGTTCGTCCCGCAGATGGTCAACCTGGAGCTGCTGGGCGGCGTCAACTTTAAAAAGGGTTGCTACCCGGGCCAGGAAATCGTCGCCCGCAGCCAGTACCTCGGCAAGCTCAAGCGTCGCACCACCCTGGTCAGCATCCCCGACCCGACGGCCGCCGCCGGCGCCGAAGTGTTCGCCACGGCCGACCCCGAGCAGCCCTGCGGCATGATCGTCAACGCCGCAGCCAACGGCAACGGCGGCATCGACGCGCTGGTCGAAATGAAGCTGGCCGCGATCGAAGCGGCCTCGGTCCGCCTCGGCTCGGCGCAGGGCCCCGCCCTGGCCTTCCTCGACATGCCGTACATGCTGGACCCGCTCGACCTCTAG
- a CDS encoding NRDE family protein, protein MCLIVFAWRVIPAVPLVAAANRDEFYQRATAPAAPWPEHPQIFAGRDLQAGGSWMGITQPSECGGAARFAAITNIRAPSEHRDEAPSRGRLVADFLAGCMTPQEYVDAIRDGADAYNGFNLVLGDRDTLIWFSNRGDDDPRNGKPLEPGVYGLSNALLDAPWPKVVKTKAQFASLLCLGAPDEAFFEMLADTAPAPDQRLPETGVPLDLERMLSAVRIESPSYGTRTSTVVKLYADAHATLHEMLIQ, encoded by the coding sequence ATGTGTTTGATCGTTTTTGCCTGGCGGGTCATTCCGGCGGTGCCGCTGGTGGCGGCCGCCAACCGCGACGAGTTTTATCAGCGCGCCACCGCGCCGGCGGCGCCGTGGCCGGAGCATCCGCAAATTTTCGCCGGCCGCGACCTGCAGGCCGGCGGCAGCTGGATGGGCATCACGCAACCGTCCGAATGCGGCGGTGCGGCGCGCTTCGCGGCGATCACCAACATCCGCGCGCCGTCAGAGCACCGCGACGAGGCGCCCTCGCGCGGGCGGCTGGTGGCCGATTTCCTGGCCGGCTGCATGACGCCGCAGGAATATGTCGACGCGATCCGCGACGGCGCCGACGCCTACAACGGCTTCAACCTCGTGCTGGGCGACCGCGACACCCTGATCTGGTTCTCCAACCGGGGCGACGACGACCCGCGCAACGGCAAGCCGCTCGAACCTGGGGTGTACGGGCTATCGAACGCGCTGCTCGACGCGCCGTGGCCGAAGGTGGTCAAGACCAAGGCGCAGTTCGCCAGTTTGCTGTGTTTGGGGGCGCCGGACGAGGCGTTCTTCGAGATGCTCGCCGACACGGCCCCAGCGCCGGACCAGCGTCTGCCGGAGACGGGCGTGCCGCTGGACCTGGAGCGGATGCTGTCGGCGGTGCGGATCGAAAGCCCGAGCTACGGCACGCGCACGTCGACCGTGGTCAAGCTGTATGCCGACGCGCACGCCACCCTGCATGAGATGTTGATTCAGTAA
- a CDS encoding S8 family serine peptidase codes for MASKSKSAVGGKNKMSASLAVLLASSEAEQVTGAPNLLSVRKRVPNLAPIYHVLVRCTDPQTKSVAGIKLAKGAGEVMTALVPASKLMEFALDEKVARVSAPRRLRPLMDIAGPLVGAPEYIAQNNVSGQGVIVGVVDTGIDVNHPAFAGRVLKIWDQEIAGDGPGAGYSKLGRLLTGAAMDASADMHGHGTHVAGIASGAVAPFSGIAGAAELIIVKTNFQNSAIVEGVRWIFEEAKKLGRPCVVNLSLGGHFDGHDGEDDTSVAISDECGPGRLVVAAAGNEGGDPIHSRQRVDSAKAVRFEIKVQPKRSDLSAPWFLINGWYSGKTKCEVRVISSTGAATPWQGLLDTDPAAKTTMLGSDQVVVSTPESLAPGGDRQFLVEVSGQGAVQGGLWKVEVRRKSGSASDVDVWLLSDQERYGSAEMVSPLFDTLVGSPGSGQEVVTVASYTSRNQWVDISGAPQSVGLTPDTISEFSSPGPLRGGALKPDVAAPGAMIASALSSASSVDKSDVIAQGYRVMAGTSMASPVVTGLLALFLESNPKATPAQAKAWLKKNSAVPGSPAGAHDIKWGYGLIKV; via the coding sequence ATGGCGAGCAAATCCAAGTCCGCAGTCGGCGGCAAAAACAAGATGTCGGCCAGCCTGGCCGTTTTGTTGGCATCCAGCGAGGCCGAGCAGGTGACCGGCGCGCCGAATCTGCTGTCAGTCAGAAAACGCGTCCCGAACCTGGCGCCGATTTACCATGTGCTGGTCCGCTGTACCGATCCGCAGACCAAATCGGTCGCCGGTATCAAGCTCGCCAAAGGCGCCGGGGAGGTGATGACGGCGCTGGTGCCAGCGTCCAAGTTGATGGAGTTTGCGCTCGATGAGAAGGTGGCGCGCGTGTCGGCGCCAAGACGCCTGCGCCCGCTGATGGATATCGCCGGACCGCTGGTCGGCGCGCCAGAATATATCGCGCAGAACAATGTCTCCGGCCAGGGCGTGATTGTCGGCGTCGTCGACACCGGTATCGATGTCAACCATCCCGCGTTTGCGGGCCGCGTTCTGAAAATATGGGACCAGGAGATCGCGGGGGACGGCCCCGGGGCCGGCTATAGCAAGCTCGGCCGCTTGCTGACCGGCGCCGCGATGGACGCTAGCGCGGACATGCACGGCCACGGCACCCACGTGGCGGGCATCGCCAGCGGCGCGGTGGCGCCGTTCAGCGGCATCGCCGGCGCCGCCGAGCTCATCATCGTTAAGACCAATTTCCAGAACAGCGCCATTGTCGAAGGCGTGCGCTGGATCTTCGAAGAAGCGAAAAAGCTCGGGCGCCCATGTGTCGTCAACCTCAGTTTGGGCGGCCACTTCGACGGCCACGACGGCGAGGACGACACCAGCGTGGCGATCAGCGATGAATGTGGCCCAGGCCGGCTGGTGGTGGCGGCGGCCGGCAACGAGGGCGGCGATCCGATCCATTCCAGGCAGCGGGTCGATTCCGCCAAAGCCGTGCGCTTCGAGATCAAGGTGCAGCCCAAGCGGTCCGACCTTTCCGCGCCGTGGTTCCTGATCAACGGCTGGTACTCGGGCAAGACCAAGTGCGAGGTGCGGGTCATCAGCTCGACCGGCGCGGCGACGCCGTGGCAGGGCTTGCTCGACACCGATCCGGCCGCGAAGACGACTATGTTGGGCAGCGACCAGGTGGTCGTCTCGACGCCCGAATCGCTGGCGCCGGGTGGCGACCGGCAATTCCTGGTGGAGGTATCCGGCCAGGGCGCGGTGCAGGGCGGCCTGTGGAAAGTGGAGGTGCGCCGTAAGTCGGGCTCGGCGTCCGACGTCGATGTCTGGTTGTTGAGCGATCAGGAGCGTTACGGCTCGGCGGAGATGGTCTCGCCGTTGTTCGATACCCTGGTCGGCTCGCCCGGGTCGGGCCAGGAAGTTGTCACGGTGGCTTCCTATACCTCGCGCAACCAATGGGTCGATATTTCGGGGGCGCCGCAATCGGTGGGCTTGACGCCGGATACGATATCCGAATTCAGCAGCCCGGGTCCTCTGCGCGGCGGCGCCTTGAAGCCGGACGTGGCCGCGCCCGGCGCGATGATCGCGTCCGCGTTGTCGTCGGCCTCCAGCGTCGATAAAAGCGATGTGATCGCCCAGGGCTATCGCGTGATGGCGGGCACCAGCATGGCATCGCCCGTCGTCACCGGCCTGCTGGCGCTGTTCCTGGAATCCAATCCGAAGGCGACGCCGGCGCAAGCCAAAGCCTGGCTGAAAAAGAATTCGGCCGTGCCCGGTTCGCCCGCTGGCGCGCATGATATAAAGTGGGGATATGGCCTGATCAAGGTATAG
- the mltG gene encoding endolytic transglycosylase MltG, with the protein MAFIKKIITLCVLLAIAGGGYFMYWSQAPIIVGDVEPIPFTILPGSGAHAAGEQISDAGIPMGPLLFNLLARVTNKSGRLKAGSYELKPGVTPLKLIDQLVRGEFAQEQLTIIEGWTFRQMRAAIAAHRGLKHDTTSLSDQEVMNAIASEYKQPEGLFFPDTYLFAKGASDLQIYRQAHALMLNRLASAWEKRDPALPYKNPYEALTMASIVEKETGQKSERNMIAAVFVNRLRIGMMLQTDPTVIYGMGTKYEGNIRKKDLETDTPYNTYTRSGLPPTPIALPGVQSLAAALAPAKTQALYFVARGNGTSKFSDNLTDHNRAVNQYQR; encoded by the coding sequence ATGGCATTTATCAAAAAAATAATTACACTCTGCGTTCTCCTGGCAATCGCCGGCGGCGGTTACTTCATGTATTGGTCGCAGGCCCCGATTATCGTCGGCGACGTCGAACCGATACCGTTCACCATCCTTCCGGGCAGCGGCGCCCACGCGGCCGGCGAGCAAATCTCCGATGCCGGCATTCCGATGGGGCCCTTGCTGTTCAACCTGCTGGCCCGCGTGACCAATAAAAGCGGCCGCTTGAAGGCCGGTTCCTACGAGCTCAAGCCTGGCGTCACGCCGCTTAAGCTGATCGACCAGCTGGTGCGCGGCGAGTTCGCGCAGGAGCAGCTGACCATCATCGAAGGCTGGACCTTCCGCCAGATGCGCGCGGCCATCGCCGCCCATCGCGGCCTCAAGCACGACACCACCTCGCTGAGCGACCAGGAGGTGATGAACGCCATCGCCTCCGAATACAAGCAGCCCGAGGGCTTGTTCTTCCCGGACACTTATCTGTTCGCCAAGGGTGCCAGCGACTTGCAGATCTACCGCCAGGCGCATGCGTTGATGCTCAACCGCCTGGCTTCGGCGTGGGAAAAGCGCGATCCGGCGCTGCCGTACAAGAATCCGTACGAGGCGCTGACGATGGCGTCCATCGTCGAGAAGGAGACCGGACAAAAGTCCGAGCGCAACATGATCGCCGCCGTGTTCGTCAATCGGCTGCGCATCGGCATGATGCTGCAGACCGATCCGACCGTGATCTACGGCATGGGCACCAAGTACGAGGGCAACATCCGTAAAAAGGACCTGGAGACTGACACCCCGTACAATACCTATACGCGCAGCGGCCTGCCGCCGACGCCGATCGCCTTGCCTGGTGTGCAGTCGCTGGCCGCCGCGCTGGCGCCCGCCAAGACGCAAGCCCTGTATTTCGTAGCCCGTGGCAACGGCACCAGTAAATTTTCCGATAACCTGACCGACCACAACCGGGCAGTGAATCAGTACCAGAGATAG
- a CDS encoding DUF4936 family protein has product MDLYIYYQVKEADTASLQAAVVSMQAELSRRHGVACQLKRRPEARDGLQTWMEVYAGTPAAFAAALDEAVQRSGLSAWTSGPRHTEVFTDLVPCV; this is encoded by the coding sequence ATGGATCTCTATATTTATTACCAGGTCAAGGAAGCCGACACGGCCTCCTTGCAGGCTGCGGTCGTCTCGATGCAGGCGGAGCTGTCGCGGCGGCACGGCGTCGCCTGCCAGCTCAAGCGCCGTCCCGAAGCCAGGGACGGCCTGCAGACGTGGATGGAAGTCTACGCCGGCACGCCGGCCGCTTTCGCGGCGGCGCTGGACGAAGCCGTCCAACGGTCCGGTCTGTCCGCATGGACCAGCGGCCCGCGCCACACCGAAGTTTTTACGGATTTAGTGCCATGTGTTTGA
- the tmk gene encoding dTMP kinase: MTQQSATQHSGKFITFEGIDGAGKSTHIAFVSEYIKSRGIALVSSREPGGTPLGEKLRELVLHEKMHLETEALLMFASRREHIAQVIAPALADGAWVISDRFTDASFAYQGGGRGMDLAKLEALEQWVHPHLQPDLTLLFDVPLEVARARLDATRSLDKFEQEKADFFAATRNEYLRRATQFPERFRVIDSTQSIAEIQLQIGAILDDLL, encoded by the coding sequence ATGACTCAACAAAGCGCCACGCAACACAGCGGCAAATTCATCACCTTCGAGGGCATAGACGGGGCCGGCAAGTCGACCCACATCGCGTTCGTCAGCGAATACATCAAATCGCGCGGCATCGCGCTGGTCAGCTCGCGCGAGCCGGGCGGCACGCCGCTGGGCGAAAAGCTGCGCGAACTGGTGCTGCATGAAAAGATGCACCTGGAAACCGAGGCGCTGCTGATGTTCGCCAGCCGCCGCGAGCATATCGCGCAGGTGATCGCGCCGGCGCTAGCCGACGGCGCCTGGGTCATTTCTGACCGCTTTACCGACGCCAGCTTCGCCTACCAGGGCGGAGGCCGTGGCATGGACCTGGCCAAGCTGGAGGCGCTGGAGCAGTGGGTGCATCCGCATCTGCAGCCGGACCTGACCCTGCTGTTCGACGTGCCGCTGGAAGTGGCGCGGGCCCGGCTCGACGCCACCCGGTCGCTGGACAAGTTCGAGCAGGAGAAGGCCGATTTCTTCGCCGCCACCCGCAACGAGTATCTGCGCCGCGCGACCCAGTTCCCCGAGCGCTTCCGCGTGATCGATTCGACGCAGTCCATTGCGGAGATCCAGCTGCAGATCGGCGCAATACTTGACGATCTACTTTAA
- a CDS encoding VOC family protein, which produces MKRVTGIGGIFFHAKDPVALRAWYKRHLGIDVQDWGGAAFTWADQAGNPTKGTTIWSIGAADNNQFAPSASSFMVNYRVEDLTALLQLLRGEGCHVLENTDDSEYGKFGWVVDPEGNKVELWQPPAGQ; this is translated from the coding sequence ATGAAGCGTGTGACCGGTATCGGGGGCATCTTTTTCCACGCGAAAGATCCGGTCGCGCTGCGCGCCTGGTACAAGCGGCATCTGGGCATCGACGTGCAGGATTGGGGTGGCGCGGCGTTCACTTGGGCCGACCAGGCCGGTAACCCGACCAAGGGTACGACCATCTGGTCGATCGGCGCGGCAGACAACAATCAGTTCGCGCCCAGCGCTTCGTCGTTCATGGTGAACTACCGGGTCGAAGATTTGACTGCCCTGCTCCAGCTTTTACGCGGCGAGGGCTGCCATGTGCTGGAAAACACAGACGACTCGGAATACGGCAAGTTCGGCTGGGTGGTCGACCCTGAGGGAAACAAGGTCGAGCTCTGGCAACCTCCCGCCGGACAATAA